The Corvus hawaiiensis isolate bCorHaw1 chromosome 29, bCorHaw1.pri.cur, whole genome shotgun sequence region GGTGTGGTTGGAATTCAAATTGCTGCCATCGGATCCTGGTGGAGGAAAACTTTGTCTTTCAGTGTGTGTAAAACCCGTTAATGAGagttgatttgatttgattttattaAATGAGATTCACCTTCGCCATTCCCTGGCCCCTAGGCGGGGGAGGCCGGGGCAGATTTGGGTCTCACTAACGCAACGCCGAGTGACCTGAATTAATTCTGCAGTGGTTTATTCACAAAAacccccttttttaaaaaaattaattccggATTGATTGGTGATATTTGGCCTCCAGGTGAACAGGACTGAAGCGTTGCGCTCGGGCTGTACCTGTGGCCTCGTTGTGGCACCACGGACTCATTGACAATAAAAACCTTCAGCTGATGCACCTGAGGCTCCTTCATCCCCTCACCCCGAGGGCTCTGGGGGTCCCCAATTCCCTCCTAGGGCTGTTCCTCATCCCCTTCTCCATCCAGTtattgggattttggggttattttgggggtttttttctccactgagGAGAACAGTGCCTTCTCTCCTGGAGAGTGGGTAAACTTTCCTTCTGTCTATTCCATTTATTGTGTGATTCCATTTTGGTACTAATTCTtgtctttcctttaaaaaagaacaTCCTCAGCCACCCTTCCCTCCCTGTTTTCTGTCCATCCTCGCTGGTCTTGGGGCCTTTTCCCGAGCTGCATCCCAAGGCCACCCCAGAGGGATGCTCCCTTTGGTACCTGAGTCTCAGGACAAAATTAGGGATAAAATCCAGCACGGCCCATATGGATGCTGAAGCTTTAAAtgacagaggaaaaagaggTTTGGGGGTGGTTGGAGATGGATCACGGAAGGTGGGACCCCACGAGCAGTTTCCCGTGGGATTTCTGTCACTGGGAttttctctcccagctcccggtgtttttccttcctgccgGCATTGTGAGTGACAGTCCATGCCCAGCGCCATGTCTGTGCCGGATGATTTTCTTCCAGGATCTTTCCTCCTGCCATGGCCCAGACTGACCCCGTCCTggcttggagcagctccaggctcaaAGCCTCCAGGAAATTCCTCTCAtctgccaggtgctggagccAAAAGCCTATCCAAGCCCCCAGGAACCTCTGCCAGGTGATTCTCCTGCAGGAGGAAAATTGGGGTGCATGAGTTGCAGCCCCTCAACGCTGGGGCTGCCCCAAAAATCTGGGGGGAAATGCATCGAAAATCAGAGTTGGAGGTGGAGTTCTGGTGAGTTTTCCATGTGCCTGGGTTGTGTCAGGATTTATCCCGGCACATGCCGGCACTGCTACCTCGGCTGCCTCGggctttgggttttggggtgcccgGAGGTCTCGTGGCACtgagaagggggggggggtagCCCCAGGGCCACCATCCATCTGCTGCCCGATGCGGGGTCGGGggccggcgggagcggggccggcttGGCTTTTGGGAGCCGGTGTtgggctgggaggagaaggcTCCGTGCTTCGGCCGTGAGTCACCGAGCGGCTTCTCCTGTCGTACGCCCGGGAGAGGCCCTGGGCCCCCCCTCCCGTGACGCTGCTGACGGGCTTTGGGGGTACCCCGGCACTGGGCAGCGCTTGcggggtgctggggctgtggggacccCAGAACCGCCCGTCCCTGATGGGGTCCCCGGCTCTGTACCCCCGCCCCGACGCTGAACTTCTGGGGTGCCTGGGAGGGGGTGCCCCCATCCGCCTGCGGAGCTCCCGCCCCCGGGCTCCCCCCTCTTTCCCACCGCCGGTACCGGGCACTGGGATGGCGGGGGGCGGAATGCCGGGATCCGAGGGGTCGGGATGCGTGGAATCCCGGGCCCCGAGGGGCGGGATGCCGGGGCAGGGATGCCAGGGGAGGGCGGGATGCCGGAGTGGAGGGCGGGATGCccgagccgggccgggcgctCGGGGCTCTCTCCCGGGCCGCTCCGGCCCCGGCGCTCCGGGCCCGCCCGGCCAAAGTCCCTGCGCCATGAGCGGGGCCCCGGGCGGCCGCCACCCGACCTTCCCCGAGCTCCCAGGtagggccggggccgggggccgggggtCTTGGGGGGGCTCGGGGCGCTCGGAGCCCCGGACCCAGTGCCGGTCCCCGCAGGGGAGCGGGTGCTTGAGGAGGCGGCGGGCGCCCGGCagcgctgcgggagcggcggcggctccgTCCCGGGAACGCTGCTCTGCACCAACCGCCGCCTCGCCTTCCTGCCCGGCCAGGTGCGACGGGAACACCGGGAACGCTGGGAATACCGGGAGCGGGACCCGGAACGGGACAGCGGGCCCCGCGTCGCCTGCCCGGGGGGACCCCTGCCCCGGCGCGACCCCATCCCACCGCATCCCGATCCCATCCCGAACCCATCCCACTGTACCCCGACACTCGGCTCAGCCCCATCCCACCGCATTCCTgactcccatcccagctccatcccgaCCCCATCCTGACCCCCATCCTAATTGCATCTACACCCCCAGCCAGTGATATCCCAACCCCACTCAGCCACATCCCGGCCCCATCCCAGcttcatcccagcccatcccggCTCGTTGACTGCAGAACCCGCCGTGTTCACCCCGGGAACTCCTCACTGCAGGACATAGTGGGGGACAAGGCACAAGGCTCAAGGGACATGGGACAGCTGGGTCCAGATCCATCCCCACCACCCTTCCTGGGACTGGGGGGACACTCCAGCTCTGCCCGCTCTCCCACAGGCCCCTGGCTCCCGTGGCCTCCTCCACTCTGAGGACGAGGTGGCCCTGCCCTGCATCTGCAAACTGGTGGCAGGTAATGGGGATATCTGGGCGCACGAGGGATGAGCTGGGCAGGTCTCGGGTCTCAGCCCCATGTGATGAGTTGGGCAGGTCTCAGCTGGCCCTGACAGTCTCATCCCCCtgaccccagccagcagcttcTCCAAGCCCAAGGTGCTGACGGCCGCCTCCGCCCTCAAGTTCATCCCCGAGGAACTCATCGTCTTCTGTCGGGATTTCCGCCTGCTCCGCTTCTACTTCCCTGAGAACGGGTTGGCTCCTCAGGCATTCCGGGtaagccagggagatgcagaaGTGTTGTACCCTCACTCTGGGGTACCCCGCGGTTCTGGGGAAGCCTGGGGGGCTCACACCCCACCCTGGCTGCCCCTGCAGTTGGCCAATGCCATCGCACGGGCACGGGAGGCGGCTGTGTGGCTGGGGGACGCTGCCGAGGGACACGATGGCTGGTCCTGCCCTGGTGGGGCCCCCccagaggaggtggaggaggaggaggaggatgaggaagaaggCTCATCTGCCACACTGTTCTTCGAGAGCCCACAGGActgggagaaggagctgcagcgTCTCGGCGCTGCGGGCTGGAGGGTGAGTGCCGTCAACGAGCGCTTCGACATGGCACCCAGGTACAGCCCCACCAGCCCCCCAACACTGCCTGAGCCACTGGAAATGGCACGTGTGATTTGGGGGACCCTACTCTGTGCCCCCCCTTCCCACAGCCTCCCCCAGTACCTGTGGGTGCCCAGCGGGCTTCTGGACCACGACCTCAAGCGAACCTTTGCCCACTTTCAGGAGCGACGGGTGCCTGTGAGTGCCTGGGCAGGccctggtggggtggggggcactgggagggggatGTGGGGGCATCACCCCGTTTCTCTTGCAGCGCCTGTGCTGGCACCAcccgggggggggggacctgCTGAGAGCCGCCGGCTTTCACCCGAACTCAGAGCCAGGCAGCGAGGACATGAGGTGGGTCccagggggtcccaggggtgctGAGGGTGttcccccagcctggccccacCTGGGGCTTcctgtgccccccaggtgcCTGGAGGCGCTGCTGCTGGGGGGCCGTGGGCCCTGTGTGTTGGCCGACATGGCCGAGCTGCCCACGCTCGCCGACATCCAGCTCGCCCACCTGAGGCTGCGGGCACTCTGCCTGCCTGGTAAGTGGAACCAGGCAGACCCTGGGGACCCCCAAGCCCCCGGGGGGGCTGGGCCTCCCCCCCCACTGAAACCCCATCCCATGGGATCCAGGTGCGGCAGCAGAGGAGAAGTGGCTCTCGGCCCTGGAGGGAACACGCTGGCTGGACCACGTCCGGTGAGCAGGAGACAAGGGGGGCTCTTTGGGGTGTAGGGAGGTATTTTGGGGTGTAGGGGGGAAATTCACCCTAAATCCAACAGTGGGATGTCCCCCCAGCCCACCTGGCGCTGTGGGGTGAGGGGGGCATTGTGGTGGGTGCGTGAGCCGCCCGAATGGGCGACTGTGGCATTTTGGGATGCACTGAACCCCTGCTTTTGCCCCCCAGCACCTGCCTGAGAAAAGCTGTGGAGGTGGTGTCGCTGTTGGCAGGGAAGCGCTGCTCTGTGGTCCTGCAAGGTGGGGGCATCGAGATgggggatggagagggatgggagggatggagggggctGGAAAGGGAACCCCTCTCACCACCTTGCCCCCCCAGAACCCTCGGACCGGGACCTGAACTGCCTCCTGGCCTCTCTGGTGCAGCTCCTGGGGGACCCCCACGCCCGCTCCCTGCCTGGCTTCCAGAGCCTGGTGCAGCGGGAGTGGGTGGCAGCCGGACACCCCTTCCCGCAccggctggggctgctctgccgGGACACCCCGAGAGAGGAGGTGAGACTCCCCTATTCCCATCCCACCAGGGTGACAGGAGTTGGGACCCTGCTTGGGaggaggtgaggccaccccatcCCATATCCCCCCAGGCCCCCGtgttcctgctcttcctggaCTGCACGTGGCAGCTCCTGCGGCAATTCCCAGCAGATTTTGGCTTCACTGAGGCTTTTCTCCTGGCGCTCCACGACAGCAGCTTCAGCCCCTACTTCAGCACCTTCCGCTTCAGCTGCCAGCGCCAGCGGGACCATGGCAGCATGGTGAGGGGCAGGGGCACATTGCTGCATCCCCAAACCTTCCCATTTCACCCCTTCTTCTCCTTactctgcctcagtttctccacCCCAATTCCAAACTGGGGATGGGCACCCCCAGATCTCCCATTTTAccccttcttttcccctctgtgcctcagtttccccatctcAAATGGGGGACTGACTTCCCAACTCTttccccgcagccccggctccccaGCCAGACCTACCGGCCCGTGGGGGGCTGGCAGGACCCTGGGGGGCACAGAGGAGGCCCCCCCACCTGCACCTTCCCCCCGGTCTGGGCCTGGAGGCGGCGCTACACccgccagcagcaggagcagttcCGGAACCCCGTGGGACCCCCGGCCCCCGCTGAGCCCCCGGCCCCAGGCAGGGTGAGtgtgcctgggctgggggggctgcacCCTTCTTTTGCCTCCCCTTTGTCCTCCTGGCTGGCTTTTCCCTCCCGTTTTTCTTTAATCCCTGTTGTTTCCCCCCATTTCCTCTTTCAGCCCCTCTTATTCCTAACGCCTATTTTTTCACCCCACTTTTCCTCCCCTGTTTTCCCTTCACAACGGATTTCTCCCCTTTTTGTTTCCCCCTAATCCCTACTCCCTCTCATCCCTCAGCCCTTCTGGATTTCCCTCCATTTTTCCTAATCCctgttttccccctttcccagcctggagaCCCCTGCCCGTGGGGGGGAGCCGGGCTGGTGCTGATGCTGGCTAAGGGCTCGTTGTgcccccaccccctgccctggtgGAGCCGCCCCCCCTTGCACCCCCCACACCGGGTGTTCCCCCCAGAGAGCCGGGGGATGCAGGGGGGGCTCTTGGGGGGCTGCTGCcgctccccagggctgctcctgccctgcaccgCCGGGCCCTGCATCCGGCTCTGGCACCGCTGCTACCTCAGGGGGCTGCCCCAGGAACAGGtactggggaaactgaggcacggggaAAGACTGGGGACTGGGGGGTCCtggtttggggggtcccggtttgggggggtcccagcctgtcctgctgcttgGGCTGGGGGTGAGGCTGGACTCAATTTGTGTCCATCCAAGTAACCCTCTCTGTGTGTCCAGCAGgggagatggatggatggatggatggatggatggatggatggatggatggacggacggatggacggatggatggatggatggatggagggagggagggatggagggagggatggatggatggatggacagatggagggacggatggatggagggatggatggatggagggatggagggagggatggatggatggagggagggatggatggatggagggatggacagatggatggacggatggatggatggatggatggatggacggatggagggatggatggatggagggatggagggagggatggatggatggagggagggatggatggatggagggatggatggatggagggatggatggatggacggacggatggatggatggatggatggatggatggatggagggagggagggatggagggagggatggatggatggagggatggagggagggatggatggatggagggagggatggatggatggagggatggacagatggatggacggatggatggatggatggacggatggagggatggatggatggatggagggatggatggatggatggatggatggatggatggacagatggagggacggatggatggagggatggagggagggatggatggatggatggagggagggatggatggatggagggatggacagatggatggatggatggatggatggacagatggatggatggatggatggacccCAtgtccatccatcccaccctgtccctgtgtgtccctgtctTGTGCTGGACATTCTGTCCTGTGTAACCATCCTTGTGTCCCTGTCCAACAATGAACACTCCACCCTGTCCGTGCTCTTGTCCCTGGGTTCCTGTCCTATCCGTGCCCCGTGTCTCTGTCCCATCCTCGTGTCCCGTGTCCTGTGTCCCCaccccatgtccccatcccaTGCCGGACATGGTCTCTTGGCAGCGCGGGCGCTTGGCCCCATCCCTGGCCGGGCtggctgaggagctggagctgctgcaggagcggCTCCGCACCTGGAACATGCGGAGACCCCACTGAGACCCCAGAGGGCACCTGGCCCCACCCCAGCTTTGGGACACTGCCAGGATCACTCTGGAAGAGCCcagtgcctccagctgctcctggctcttCTCTGGGTGCCTGGGGGTGCCAGGAAGGGCAGAGCAGCGGGTCCCGAGGTGTCCCCGATGCTGCACGGACACTGCGTGGTCACGGCTTTCCATTAAATTTATGCTGCCTCCATGAGGCTCGAGGAGCTCAGGGATGGGGAttggaggagctgggatgggactAGAATGGGGATGGcagtggggatgggatgggactgggatgggactgggatgggatgggactgggatgggatggggtgggatgggactgggatgggatgggactgggatgggatgggactgggatgggactgggatgggatgggactgggacggggatgggatgggatggggatgctgCGGGATTCCTGAACTGGCACCTCCGGCACTGGGATCATCTGGCCCTGAGGAGCCCGCGCACTGAGGGCGCTCCTGGCCGCGAGGGCGATGTCGCGACAGAAGGGCAGCGGCCACTGCCCGCCCCTCCCGCCCacacccaagatggcggccgcGCCGTCTCCGTGTCCTCACTTCCGGTCATCCTACGGATGCGAGGCTTGCGTGTTGACGTCACACGCGTCGTGCGTGCTTGCGTGCGTGCGGCGCCGCGCGCgcggagcgggagcgggatAAGATGGCGGCGGGGCCGATTTCAGAGAGGAACCAGGGTGGGAGCGGCGGGGGAATGTCCGGGGGcaccggggacagcggggaACTAAGGGCAGTGTTGTGGGCACTGAGGGGGACACCGCGGGGGTTCTGTGCGACCTTGGGTACACTGGGGGCAgcggggggtgctggggaggatTCTGGGGGGAATGGGGAGTCCTTGGTGTATCCTGGGGACACGGGAAGGCACTGGAGGGGACTTTGGACTCCCTGGGGACACGGAGGGGAGCGCCGGGGGCGTTCTGGGGCCATGGGGGGCTCTGGTTTCCCGAAGGAAAAAGGAGGGCTGAGGGGCCGCCTCCTGGGTTAAGGACTGACTGGGGGGGGCTTCGGGTTCGGGGGGCTTTACTTGAGTGGTGTCAGCCCTGAGCCCCCCGTTATCCCGCGCGTGTCCCGGCTCTGACCTCGATTCCCCGCAGATGCTACGGTGTACGTGGGGGGACTGGACGAGAAGGTCAGCGagcccctgctctgggagctctTCCTGCAGGCCGGGCCCGTGGTCAACACGCACATGCCCAAGGACCGGGTCACGGGCCAGCACCAGGGTgagggacccccaaatcccaacgaggggcagagctgggggtgggaTCGGGGTGTGGAAGCGAGGGATCATGCTCCGTCCCTCGGGAGGTGTCGGGGCCCCAGGGTTTAAATTAAGTGGGGATCGAATCAAGTATTAAGTGAGGTTTAAATGAAATCGAGGGGGTTTCAGTCAATAATTAAATGGGGTTTTCAATCAGCTTGGGTTTTAAATCAGGTGAGGTTTAGATCAAGTCAGGGGGTGTGGGGGGTCTCTTTCTGTCCTGAAGTGCTTTTGGGGTCCCCCATGAAGTCCCTTTGAGGTCTCTTGCCTTTCCCCTGAACCCCCCCTTGGCGTCCCCCTGAGCCCCTTTGGGGTCCCCCAGGGTACGGCTTCGTGGAGTTCCTGAGCGAGGAGGACGCCGACTACGCCATCAAGATCATGAACATGATCAAGCTCTACGGGAAACCCATCCGGGTGAACAAGGCCTCGGCTCACAACAAGAACCTGGACGTGGGTGCCAACATCTTCATCGGCAACCTGGACCCTGAGATCGACGAGAAGCTGCTCTACGACACCTTCAGCGCCTTTGGGGTCATCCTGCAGACCCCCAAGATCATGCGGGACCCCGACACGGGCAACTCCAAGGGCTACGCCTTCATCAACTTTGCCAGCTTCGACGCGTCGGACGCGGCCATCGAGGCCATGAACGGGCAGTACCTGTGCAACCGCCCCATCACCGTGTCCTACGCCTTCAAGAAGGACTCCAAGGGCGAGCGGCATGGCTCAGCGGCCGAGCGACTGCTGGCAGCTCAGAACCCCCTCTCCCAGGCCGACCGGCCCCACCAGCTCTTTGCAGACGCCCCCCCACCCCCGTCCGTGCCCACACCCGTGGTCACCGCGCTGGGGCCTGGGGTCACCCCCCCAGGTGGGTGACCTGTCTGGGGCGGGGCTGTCCCAGCATCCTGCTGTGATGCCCTGTTTCCGCATTGCCCCTCCCAATTCCCACCTCCTTTCCCGTGTTTTTCTGCTGGGCTGTTTTTCCCTCGCCCGCATTCTCGCTGTGTGTTCCAGGCCTGCCTCCCCCTGGCTCCTTCCCgccgccggtgccgccgccCGGAGCTCTGCCCCCCGGGATGCCCCCGGCCATGCCCCCCCCGCCGATGCCACCAGGCGCTGGAGCCCCCGGACCCCCCTCAGGAGCCGCCCCTGCTGGGGGACACCCTCCCCACCCACACCCCTTCCCACCGGGAGGGATGCACCACCCAGGTACGGAGCCGGCCGGGAACGGGGCTGGGGGTGCGGCTTGGCTTCCGCTGCTGGGGGCTGCCTGAGGGGATCCTCCTCCTCTCGCCTTCCCCGgtcttggggggggggggggaagatgTGATTGCTGAAGGATTTGGGGAATTCAGGAAGTCCTTGCTGTCTGGGAGGCAcctgagcagggagaggtgtTGGTTGCCTTGGGTTGGGAAggtgcaggaggcagggaggcgggaaggaaggaaggcacgTGCGAAGGCAGTGATACagagaaggaaggcaggagctaATTTTGGCATTATTAATTCAATGAAAccagtttttttccctgattccCCACATTTTGGCCCTGTGGtcctgggaaggagctgtgttTGCATCTCAGCTCCAGGTTCAAAAGCACAAACTTTGTGAAATGTGCAATTTAATGATTCTCTGGGATTTGTTTGATCCTGTGGCTCCAGAGCCACCCTGATTAGGGAGCTTTGTGTGATCCTGCTCTGGCCACGCCAGGAGCAGATGCTGCAGGGCCTGAGCGGAGCCAATTACACCCAGGCAGGGAAAACCAGGCTCAGGAGCTTCCCAGGGGGAGGAAAGAATCAtttgtttggggtgtttttttgtttttttttttttttaatgggacaAAATGGGATAATTGGGAAAAAGGAGGTTTGGGGAGACCCTGGCTGCTCTAAttggagcagggcagcttccAGCTCTGGATCACTCTGGGAGCTTGTCCAAAATCTCCAGGAATGGGGATTCCTCACTGTCCCCGGGCTGTACACAGTCACTATCCCATCTCTTTTCCCACACACTTGCATCCAAGCCCTTTCCTCTTGCCAAAAAGCTCTGCGTTCCCTCCTCTTTAAGCCCCTTTTTGGCAGCAGAAGCCCCTCTGCACCCATGCTTTCCAGATCCAGCTGGAATTCCAGACCCAGCTGGAATTTCAGTCCCTGGGGGTGCCCGGAGCTGTTTCCCTGCTTCCTGGCACCCCTAACTCCATCATCCCCCTAGGAATGCCACCGATGCAGGTGCACCACGGgccacctgggatggggcagcaccACCCGGGACCACCAGGCTCCGGAGGGCAgccgcccccccggccccccccagGGATGCCCCACCCTGGGCCCCCCCCCATGGGGCTCCCACCCCGGGGGCCGCACTTCGGATCTCCAATGGGTGAGTGGGATCAGTTCTGGGgggggctctgctccaggggtgggaggaggggacGTGCAGCTGGGCGTGAGGCAAGACCTGGGGGACCTGGCACCCCCCCATTCTGGGGTCTTGGCGGAGTTTTCTCATTGTGACGGGGACCCTGCAAACCCCCATTAGAATATCCACGGCTTTGGGATGGTTCTGGAGGCCTGCTCTGCCCACAGGGGTCCTGGGAGACATTCCCGTTTCTGGGACCCCCACACAGAGGGAGTTTTGGCCAAGCTGGGGGCACCTGCTGGATGTGGCACCCCTGGGTGGGGGTGTGGTGGGCACCTCATGGGATGTTTGGGAGGAGGGTTGGGGCCAGTGGGCCATGCCCCTCCAGGGGGCTTGGGGGGGCTCTGTCCTTTCCCCCTGGCACTGACCCCCCTGTCCCCCACAGGTCATCCTGGCCCGCTGCCGCACCATGGGCTGCGTGGGCCCCCCCCGCTGATGCCGCCCCACGGCTACAAcgggcccccccggccccccccctACGGCTACCAGAGGGTCCCACTGCCCCCTCGGCCGGCGCAGAGACCCCCTGGAGTCCCCCCCCGCGGGCCCCTGCGGGGACCCCTGCCCTGAGAGGTGGGGGactctctgctctccctcctcaGCCTTCCACAGCCCCTCGTATCAACATTCCCATTCCTGCAAAGGGCTGGGGGACATCCCCtactcctcccttccctctccatttCTTCCCCCCATTTCTTTTTATAGTGTTTTTCCTCAttctccctgcctcctcccatTTCTCTTGCCCTGGAAGCTTTTCCAGGCTCCTTTTTGCTGGATTTGTTGGTTTTGTATGGAAAGCAGTGGCCACCCACTTGCAAATAAAGGATTTGGGAACCAAGAGGGTCCCCAGATTGGGGATGAGGCTCTGCCTGTTTGTCACCAGCTGAGATCTCTTCCCTCCCTGGGTCGTTGGGAAGAACCAggctggagggatttggggccTGAGGAGTGGCAGAGCTGATCCATGGTCTGATCCCTACTCCACCTGTAAGCCTGGAAGAGCTGTGTGCTCTCTTCGGCTGCCCCATAGGAATGTCTGGATTCCCGTTCTTGAGCCATCGCTGCCCAAATCCAGGGAGCTGAGGTTTGACTCTGGAATGTTTTGGTGCCAAGGTTTAACTAAAGTCCAACATTCCCCTGGGGAATCTCCAAGAGGCTTCTCCTGCCCCTGGGCAGTGCGAGAGCCTCCAAGAGCTGGGAGTTTGTGGGGGGGACATGGAGGTGGGAATATGCTGCTCCCTTCTACGTCCCAGCGTCTTCCGTGCCGAGGCTGCGCTTCGCCTTGTCATCCAGGTGGGAATTCCTAGGGTATGGATGGGCTAGGGAGGGAGGGACGAGGTTGGAACCCACTCCTGATCCTTCATTTCCAGAAATGTGGGGAGAATCCCACGTGGACTGGTAGAGTGGATTTAGGGGAAGAGGGGTGGGATGTGTGGTGTGGGAATGGGGGTTCCCTGTGGTGCTGAGAGCCAAGGGGCTTAGGACATCTCCAGTATCTGAAGAATCCGGTGATTCCCGTCTGGATCCAGGGAGCGCCAGGGTGGCATTTCTCTGCTCCTCACTCATGGAAGCCACCAGGATCCACCTGGGGCAGCCAGTCTCCCTGCATGGACAGTCATCATCCCTTTCTCCCTGGAGTTATCCGCTGTCACCCCCAGTTTTATCCCATCATCCCTGGTGTTAATCCTGTCATTCCCAGTTACATCCTATCTTCCCCGATTGTATTCTATTGTCAGCcctgattttctcccttttccttccattttatCCCACTCCCCCCCCTCCTTTATCTCATCATCCCCCTGTTTTTATCCCATTCCCCTCAGCTCTatcccaccccccaccccaccccggGTTTTAGGCCCTGGCAGATACAAATGGGGCCCTCGGGACAGGAGGAGCCAttctctgtcctgctgccaAGCCTGTTCCCTCTGATgatccacaaaaaaaccccggGGCCAAGCAGACCGAGGCAGGGGATAGGAGCTCTGCGGTGACAGTGGCACATGAGTCACCGGGTGCCTGAGGATGTGGCACTCACTcccccccagggctggggctcacCGAGCACATCATCTCCGGAGGGCACAGCCTGGATCCCGGTGCTGCCCACTTCTCGGGGATGCTCCTCGACTGCCAGCCTTGTCCTGCAGTTCCATCCcccttttgggtttttttccaacaatGAATGTCACAATTTCTTCTCAACTCCCGGGTTTCTGAATCCTTCCCTGCGCTGGCACCACCCATGCAGACTGGTCCCCCATCCCTGTTTTCTAGTCTGAGGGGTGAAGTGCTAATCTTGATGAATCCTGACCGATTGTGGGGCTCTGGGGTTGACACCCTGGAAGCTGAGACTGGGTCAACTCATTGCAGgggatgcaggaggaggggggttCAGGGAAGGTTGGGGCTCTGGGAATGTTGGGATGCAGGATGAAGGGGCTCTGGGAACATTGGAATGCCAGTGAAGAGGGCTCAGGGAAGATCTTGCTTCTGcgagcacccccagccctgctcacagtGGGGACCCCCCACTCCGAACTCAGCcatagccctggggctggagaACTGCGGCTCCCGGTTTCCCACCCTCGGGAAGCGATCCATGGGAAATGGGGCTTGGTTTGGACACCCCATTTTGCGATGTGCCTCCCCAGCCGTAACTCCCCTAAAAAAATTCATCGGGGGCTTTTGTGTCGTGTTGCAGCCTAGGGGCCGGGTCTggccagcccaggcagggacGATTtgatcccaaaaaatcccagtcCAGCCCCGCGGAGCCCGTGACTCAGCCGTGCTGAGGGGGGAGGGCTGAGCTTCGCCGAGGGATCCGGGGGGGCCGCCGGCTCCTGCCCCCCATCCCACCGGCCGCTCCCCGCCGTCCGCAGCCTCCGGAGCGggtccatcccagcagcttcaTCACGGGAACCCCGATCCCGCGGGAGCTCCCCTTGCGCATCCCGGGGGATCCATCGCCCCCC contains the following coding sequences:
- the MTMR11 gene encoding myotubularin-related protein 11 isoform X3, which produces MAQTDPVLAWSSSRLKASRKFLSSARCWSQKPIQAPRNLCQAPGSRGLLHSEDEVALPCICKLVAASSFSKPKVLTAASALKFIPEELIVFCRDFRLLRFYFPENGLAPQAFRLANAIARAREAAVWLGDAAEGHDGWSCPGGAPPEEVEEEEEDEEEGSSATLFFESPQDWEKELQRLGAAGWRVSAVNERFDMAPSLPQYLWVPSGLLDHDLKRTFAHFQERRVPRLCWHHPGGGDLLRAAGFHPNSEPGSEDMRCLEALLLGGRGPCVLADMAELPTLADIQLAHLRLRALCLPGAAAEEKWLSALEGTRWLDHVRTCLRKAVEVVSLLAGKRCSVVLQEPSDRDLNCLLASLVQLLGDPHARSLPGFQSLVQREWVAAGHPFPHRLGLLCRDTPREEAPVFLLFLDCTWQLLRQFPADFGFTEAFLLALHDSSFSPYFSTFRFSCQRQRDHGSMPRLPSQTYRPVGGWQDPGGHRGGPPTCTFPPVWAWRRRYTRQQQEQFRNPVGPPAPAEPPAPGRPGDPCPWGGAGLVLMLAKGSLCPHPLPWWSRPPLHPPHRVFPPESRGMQGGLLGGCCRSPGLLLPCTAGPCIRLWHRCYLRGLPQEQRGRLAPSLAGLAEELELLQERLRTWNMRRPH
- the MTMR11 gene encoding myotubularin-related protein 11 isoform X1; amino-acid sequence: MSCSPSTLGLPQKSGGKCIENQSWRWSSGERVLEEAAGARQRCGSGGGSVPGTLLCTNRRLAFLPGQAPGSRGLLHSEDEVALPCICKLVAASSFSKPKVLTAASALKFIPEELIVFCRDFRLLRFYFPENGLAPQAFRLANAIARAREAAVWLGDAAEGHDGWSCPGGAPPEEVEEEEEDEEEGSSATLFFESPQDWEKELQRLGAAGWRVSAVNERFDMAPSLPQYLWVPSGLLDHDLKRTFAHFQERRVPRLCWHHPGGGDLLRAAGFHPNSEPGSEDMRCLEALLLGGRGPCVLADMAELPTLADIQLAHLRLRALCLPGAAAEEKWLSALEGTRWLDHVRTCLRKAVEVVSLLAGKRCSVVLQEPSDRDLNCLLASLVQLLGDPHARSLPGFQSLVQREWVAAGHPFPHRLGLLCRDTPREEAPVFLLFLDCTWQLLRQFPADFGFTEAFLLALHDSSFSPYFSTFRFSCQRQRDHGSMPRLPSQTYRPVGGWQDPGGHRGGPPTCTFPPVWAWRRRYTRQQQEQFRNPVGPPAPAEPPAPGRPGDPCPWGGAGLVLMLAKGSLCPHPLPWWSRPPLHPPHRVFPPESRGMQGGLLGGCCRSPGLLLPCTAGPCIRLWHRCYLRGLPQEQRGRLAPSLAGLAEELELLQERLRTWNMRRPH
- the MTMR11 gene encoding myotubularin-related protein 11 isoform X4 — translated: MSCSPSTLGLPQKSGGKCIENQSWRWSSGERVLEEAAGARQRCGSGGGSVPGTLLCTNRRLAFLPGQAPGSRGLLHSEDEVALPCICKLVAASSFSKPKVLTAASALKFIPEELIVFCRDFRLLRFYFPENGLAPQAFRDWEKELQRLGAAGWRVSAVNERFDMAPSLPQYLWVPSGLLDHDLKRTFAHFQERRVPRLCWHHPGGGDLLRAAGFHPNSEPGSEDMRCLEALLLGGRGPCVLADMAELPTLADIQLAHLRLRALCLPGAAAEEKWLSALEGTRWLDHVRTCLRKAVEVVSLLAGKRCSVVLQEPSDRDLNCLLASLVQLLGDPHARSLPGFQSLVQREWVAAGHPFPHRLGLLCRDTPREEAPVFLLFLDCTWQLLRQFPADFGFTEAFLLALHDSSFSPYFSTFRFSCQRQRDHGSMPRLPSQTYRPVGGWQDPGGHRGGPPTCTFPPVWAWRRRYTRQQQEQFRNPVGPPAPAEPPAPGRPGDPCPWGGAGLVLMLAKGSLCPHPLPWWSRPPLHPPHRVFPPESRGMQGGLLGGCCRSPGLLLPCTAGPCIRLWHRCYLRGLPQEQRGRLAPSLAGLAEELELLQERLRTWNMRRPH